In Mixta intestinalis, the following are encoded in one genomic region:
- a CDS encoding phage tail tape measure protein codes for MSSFLNAEALLASVKQALRSFQAIVKQTQKLIDSIRRMKDGMQSLNKQMANINGLRLPDNYAFLWELEQSYQRQAQQQARLNKIQDRYRKGQQIAGKIRASSSAALSFAVDGAQKASKVLRPGYDFAEASNKLRVATGLDKTSADFKALQMQARSIGDSTPLSAGDAAHAQTVIAKSGGSVADIMAATPVTVGMSLANDRSLEENTQLLLRTRDAFGLANSQLAHLGDVLFATLKDGSTGFDDLNEALAHIASVANEAGVSVEQTSAMIDELAKNGITGSAAGADLRTMLLSVQQPADKADAAMRTLGVQTVDSEGNQRPFFAILKEMESAFEKNQLGASQQAEYRKAIFGEAAAPAAEALMKSASNGQLDNRTRHYQQADGSTATQLAIQQDSLGGDISKLESAWEAIGTDLYGSVEGSLRQLTQGVTKFLTTVKDWMDSNPELASGIANAAAAGIVLAGALGGIGQAVWPVLTGINAIMTGAEMLGTLIASFGGGITTVMGGLTLPIIAVVTALVGGALLVRKYWEPISAFLDGVGEGFTAAIAPLIDAFNSLKPVFAWFSDKVKVLWDMFSQLLEPIKSTQEELTAAGDIGKMFGEALARALIIPAKTLEYLMKGASWFMRKIGAVKEEPTDTKDYLPDPDVPELDKPSYFAPPQLTAYSPLTAAPLRQNSQENTFNNNYVINTHPGMSRDDVVAILRQHEEQERFTALNRQRASMSWEA; via the coding sequence ATGAGTAGTTTCCTCAATGCGGAAGCGCTGTTGGCATCAGTGAAACAGGCATTACGCTCGTTTCAGGCCATCGTAAAACAGACCCAAAAGCTGATCGACAGCATCCGAAGAATGAAGGATGGCATGCAGTCTTTGAATAAGCAGATGGCGAATATCAATGGCTTACGCTTGCCCGATAATTATGCGTTTTTGTGGGAGCTGGAACAGAGCTATCAACGGCAGGCTCAGCAACAGGCGCGATTGAATAAAATTCAGGATCGCTACCGTAAAGGTCAGCAGATAGCCGGAAAAATTCGCGCGAGCAGTAGCGCAGCATTAAGTTTCGCGGTCGACGGTGCGCAAAAAGCATCGAAGGTTTTACGCCCCGGCTATGACTTTGCCGAAGCAAGTAACAAATTACGTGTAGCCACCGGGCTGGATAAAACATCGGCAGACTTTAAGGCCCTGCAGATGCAGGCGCGAAGCATCGGTGATTCCACGCCGCTTTCTGCCGGCGATGCCGCGCATGCACAAACCGTGATTGCAAAATCAGGCGGCAGCGTTGCAGATATCATGGCTGCCACGCCGGTGACCGTAGGAATGTCGCTGGCGAACGATCGCTCCCTGGAAGAAAATACGCAGCTGCTGCTACGCACCAGAGATGCTTTTGGCCTGGCGAACAGCCAGCTTGCGCACCTGGGCGATGTGCTGTTCGCCACGCTAAAAGATGGCTCGACAGGTTTTGACGATCTGAATGAGGCGCTGGCTCATATCGCGTCGGTAGCAAATGAGGCGGGCGTCAGCGTAGAGCAGACTTCCGCGATGATTGATGAACTGGCTAAAAATGGTATTACCGGTAGCGCGGCGGGAGCAGATTTGCGGACCATGTTGCTCAGCGTACAGCAGCCAGCGGATAAAGCGGATGCCGCTATGCGTACATTGGGTGTGCAAACCGTTGATAGTGAAGGTAACCAGCGTCCATTCTTTGCCATCCTCAAAGAGATGGAAAGCGCTTTTGAAAAGAACCAATTGGGAGCCTCACAGCAGGCTGAATATCGCAAAGCTATCTTTGGTGAGGCGGCAGCGCCTGCCGCAGAAGCATTGATGAAATCAGCATCGAACGGTCAGCTGGATAACCGAACCCGACACTATCAACAGGCAGATGGCAGCACGGCTACGCAGTTAGCCATACAACAGGACAGTCTCGGCGGCGATATCAGCAAACTTGAGTCAGCCTGGGAAGCTATTGGTACTGATCTTTATGGCTCCGTTGAAGGTAGCCTGCGCCAGCTTACGCAGGGCGTAACGAAATTCTTAACCACCGTCAAAGACTGGATGGATTCCAACCCGGAGTTGGCAAGCGGTATCGCTAATGCCGCCGCTGCGGGCATTGTGCTGGCTGGCGCGTTGGGAGGTATAGGTCAGGCCGTCTGGCCGGTATTAACAGGCATTAATGCCATTATGACCGGCGCCGAAATGCTGGGGACTCTTATTGCTAGTTTTGGCGGAGGAATAACTACGGTGATGGGCGGCTTAACATTGCCTATTATAGCCGTTGTAACCGCCCTGGTAGGCGGGGCGCTGCTGGTTCGTAAATATTGGGAACCCATCAGCGCCTTTCTTGATGGTGTAGGCGAAGGCTTTACCGCTGCGATAGCACCATTAATTGACGCCTTCAATTCACTAAAACCTGTTTTTGCATGGTTTAGCGATAAAGTGAAGGTGTTGTGGGATATGTTTAGTCAATTGCTGGAGCCGATAAAATCGACCCAGGAAGAGCTGACGGCTGCCGGAGATATCGGCAAAATGTTCGGCGAAGCGCTTGCCAGGGCGCTGATCATTCCAGCCAAGACGCTGGAATATCTGATGAAGGGCGCCAGCTGGTTTATGCGCAAGATCGGTGCTGTTAAGGAAGAGCCTACCGATACAAAGGATTATTTACCCGATCCTGATGTGCCAGAGTTGGATAAGCCCTCCTATTTTGCTCCACCGCAGTTAACGGCCTACAGCCCGTTGACGGCTGCGCCGTTGAGGCAAAACTCGCAGGAAAATACATTTAATAACAATTACGTAATCAACACTCATCCGGGGATGTCCAGAGATGACGTTGTCGCAATCTTGAGGCAGCACGAGGAGCAGGAGCGATTTACTGCTCTGAATCGTCAGCGCGCCAGTATGAGTTGGGAGGCGTAA
- a CDS encoding GpE family phage tail protein has product MADIAVIFHWPPSEMYEMSLAELLDWRHKALLRSGANPDE; this is encoded by the coding sequence ATGGCCGATATTGCGGTCATTTTTCACTGGCCCCCTTCTGAAATGTATGAGATGTCGCTGGCCGAGCTGCTCGACTGGCGACATAAAGCCCTGTTACGTAGCGGAGCAAACCCGGATGAGTAG
- a CDS encoding phage tail assembly protein, translating to MEQNEHLIELESPVKRGETEISQIEVIKPTAGALRGVRLADLCASDVDALLTVLPRITVPSLTKTECLALDPVDLISLGGKVIGFLSAKSDASNGPEA from the coding sequence ATGGAACAGAATGAACACCTTATTGAACTGGAATCTCCAGTAAAACGTGGCGAAACCGAAATCAGCCAGATCGAAGTCATCAAGCCTACCGCTGGCGCTCTGCGTGGCGTACGTCTGGCCGATTTGTGCGCTTCAGATGTTGATGCGCTGTTGACCGTTCTGCCGCGCATTACCGTACCGTCGCTGACGAAAACGGAGTGCCTCGCATTGGATCCGGTTGATCTGATCTCATTAGGCGGCAAGGTGATCGGTTTTTTGTCAGCGAAATCGGACGCCTCAAATGGCCCCGAAGCCTGA
- a CDS encoding phage major tail tube protein encodes MALPRKLKGLNLFNDSNSYQGVVTAVTLPKLSRKLDAFRAGGMNGAAFIDNGLDDDALDMEWTIGGMDELVLKQWGARAAVPLRFTGSYQRDDTGEEIAVEIEVRGHHQAFDFGEAKQGEDTETKITTKNTYFRLTWNGKELIEIDTINMIEKVDGVDLLEQRRNNLGMN; translated from the coding sequence ATGGCATTACCCCGCAAACTGAAAGGGCTGAACCTTTTCAACGATTCAAACAGCTATCAGGGCGTGGTCACTGCGGTGACGCTGCCGAAGCTGTCACGCAAGCTGGACGCCTTCCGGGCCGGTGGTATGAACGGTGCCGCCTTTATCGATAACGGGCTGGATGACGACGCGCTTGATATGGAGTGGACCATCGGCGGTATGGATGAGCTGGTGCTGAAACAGTGGGGCGCCCGCGCGGCGGTACCGCTGCGTTTTACCGGCTCCTACCAACGCGACGATACCGGCGAAGAGATCGCCGTAGAAATTGAGGTGCGTGGTCACCATCAGGCGTTTGATTTCGGCGAAGCCAAACAGGGCGAAGACACCGAAACCAAAATCACCACGAAAAACACCTATTTCCGGCTTACCTGGAATGGCAAAGAGCTGATTGAGATCGACACCATCAACATGATTGAGAAAGTAGACGGCGTCGATCTGCTGGAACAGCGCCGTAATAACCTCGGTATGAACTAA
- a CDS encoding phage tail sheath protein: MSDYHHGVRVVEINDGTRTISTVSTAIVGMVCTAEDADATVFPLNEPVLVTNVLSAIGKAGKQGALAAALQAIADQAKPVTVVVRVAEGETAAETTSNIIGTTDENGRYTGMKALLSAQTQLGVKPRILGVPGLDTLEVATSLASIAQQLRAFAYVSAYSCKTISDAMKYRENFSQRELMVIWPDFIAWNTVTNQAENAYATARALGLRAKIDNDTGWHKTLSNVGVNGVSGISASVFWDLQQTGTDADLLNEACVTTLIRKDGFRFWGNRTCSDDPLFAFENYTRTAQVIADTMAEAHMWANDKPLTPVLVREIIAGINAKFRELVSAGYLLGASCWYDDTANDKETLKAGKLFIDYDYTPVPPLEDLTLRQRITDRYLANFAASVNS; the protein is encoded by the coding sequence ATGTCTGACTATCATCACGGTGTCCGCGTCGTTGAAATCAACGATGGAACGCGCACCATTTCTACCGTATCAACTGCCATCGTCGGCATGGTCTGTACCGCAGAAGATGCCGACGCGACAGTTTTCCCGCTTAATGAACCAGTGCTGGTCACTAACGTACTTTCTGCCATCGGTAAAGCCGGTAAGCAGGGGGCGTTGGCCGCTGCCCTACAGGCAATTGCTGACCAGGCAAAACCGGTCACGGTTGTCGTGCGTGTGGCGGAAGGTGAAACCGCAGCGGAAACAACCTCCAACATTATCGGTACCACCGATGAGAATGGACGTTACACCGGCATGAAAGCGCTGCTGAGCGCGCAAACGCAGCTTGGTGTTAAACCTCGTATCCTCGGCGTACCGGGTCTTGACACGCTGGAAGTTGCTACCTCGTTGGCCAGCATTGCACAGCAGCTGCGTGCGTTCGCCTATGTGTCTGCGTATAGCTGTAAAACTATCTCCGATGCGATGAAGTATCGCGAGAACTTCAGCCAGCGTGAACTGATGGTTATCTGGCCCGATTTTATCGCCTGGAATACGGTAACCAATCAGGCTGAAAATGCCTATGCCACCGCGCGTGCGCTGGGTCTGCGTGCCAAAATCGATAACGATACCGGCTGGCATAAAACCCTGTCTAACGTTGGCGTTAACGGCGTGAGCGGCATTTCTGCTTCGGTTTTCTGGGATCTACAGCAGACCGGTACCGATGCTGACCTGCTTAATGAAGCATGCGTTACAACGCTTATCCGTAAAGATGGCTTCCGCTTCTGGGGCAACCGCACCTGTAGCGACGATCCGCTGTTCGCCTTTGAAAACTATACCCGTACCGCGCAGGTGATTGCTGACACTATGGCTGAGGCGCACATGTGGGCTAACGATAAGCCACTGACGCCGGTTCTGGTGCGCGAAATTATCGCGGGCATCAACGCAAAATTCCGCGAACTGGTCAGCGCTGGCTATCTGCTGGGCGCGTCATGCTGGTATGACGATACCGCTAACGATAAAGAAACCCTGAAAGCAGGCAAGCTCTTTATTGATTATGACTACACGCCGGTGCCGCCGCTGGAAGATTTAACTCTGCGTCAGCGTATCACCGACCGCTATCTGGCGAATTTCGCCGCATCCGTTAACAGCTGA
- a CDS encoding recombinase family protein, whose amino-acid sequence MLIGYVRVSTNDQNTDLQRSALLSAKCELIFEDKISGKVSDRPGLKKALRTLQTGDTLVVWKLDRLGRSMRHLVMLTEQLRERGINFRSLTDSIDTSTPMGRFFFHVMGALAEMERELIVERTRAGLAAAREKGRIGGRRRIMTPEVVSRAERMLMNGATLHQISLVCEVSVKTLYRYIPAEKQRLLRGFSSASDQ is encoded by the coding sequence ATGCTGATTGGCTATGTCAGGGTGTCAACAAATGACCAAAACACCGATTTACAGAGAAGTGCACTGCTTAGTGCAAAATGTGAGCTGATTTTTGAAGATAAAATAAGCGGAAAAGTATCGGATCGGCCAGGACTGAAAAAAGCGCTACGAACCCTTCAGACCGGCGATACGCTGGTTGTATGGAAGTTGGATCGGCTTGGAAGAAGCATGCGCCATTTGGTGATGTTAACTGAGCAGCTACGTGAGCGTGGTATTAATTTTCGTAGCCTGACGGACAGTATCGATACCAGCACGCCGATGGGCCGCTTTTTCTTTCATGTCATGGGCGCGCTGGCTGAAATGGAGCGTGAATTGATTGTTGAAAGAACGCGAGCCGGGCTGGCAGCGGCGCGAGAAAAAGGGCGAATTGGTGGACGGCGGCGCATTATGACGCCCGAAGTTGTCAGCCGGGCAGAGAGAATGCTGATGAACGGGGCCACGCTGCATCAAATATCTTTAGTATGCGAGGTATCCGTTAAGACCCTTTATCGTTACATCCCCGCTGAAAAACAACGCCTTTTACGTGGGTTCAGTTCTGCCAGCGATCAGTAA
- a CDS encoding gp53-like domain-containing protein produces the protein MNSFTGKKGSAWYKQHPSGLIETGGLFTVNGSIQAQKVTVNYPVPFPTTCLGIWFSFQTEDPSQRFCGIFDRISSLSSFIASVVTPTVNTVYFRALGY, from the coding sequence ATGAACAGCTTTACTGGAAAAAAAGGTAGTGCATGGTATAAACAGCATCCGTCCGGTTTGATAGAAACGGGAGGTTTATTTACTGTAAATGGATCAATCCAGGCGCAAAAGGTTACAGTGAATTACCCTGTTCCATTTCCGACGACTTGTTTAGGAATTTGGTTTTCTTTTCAAACTGAAGACCCAAGTCAGCGTTTTTGTGGAATATTTGACCGTATTTCTAGTCTATCTTCCTTTATTGCATCGGTAGTCACACCTACTGTGAACACGGTTTATTTCCGAGCGCTGGGATATTAG
- a CDS encoding tail fiber assembly protein, protein MRYWFSPKHNAFYPEALKEAYINAGTLPDDLIETTEKIFIEFSGMPPAGKIRGANDKGLPCWDDLPVVEVSISELKTQARKLRDSFILSTDRMLVEDYTINDILLTHEQREQLLKVRAKFKTWPNEDGWPQIDLPFIPPWILNEAVNNGYMVAIWPN, encoded by the coding sequence ATGAGGTACTGGTTTAGCCCTAAGCACAATGCTTTTTATCCTGAAGCTCTCAAAGAAGCATACATAAACGCGGGAACGCTGCCGGATGATTTGATAGAAACTACTGAAAAGATATTTATTGAATTTTCCGGCATGCCACCGGCCGGAAAAATACGGGGCGCTAATGATAAAGGTCTACCATGCTGGGACGACTTGCCTGTAGTTGAAGTATCAATAAGTGAACTAAAAACTCAGGCCAGAAAGTTACGTGATAGTTTTATATTATCAACAGACAGAATGTTAGTAGAAGACTACACTATTAATGACATTCTGTTGACTCATGAACAACGAGAACAGTTATTAAAGGTTCGTGCCAAATTCAAAACGTGGCCTAATGAGGATGGGTGGCCGCAAATTGATCTACCATTCATCCCACCATGGATATTAAATGAAGCAGTTAATAATGGCTATATGGTTGCTATTTGGCCAAATTAA
- a CDS encoding gp53-like domain-containing protein, protein MSFFKANLTRTGWQKLPGGLIIQWGLAAIPAQVTTGTVQFPIPYPKDVFAIFITDTGAASISYGTTERNNSGFKVTRSENIKAGNINGFYLSIGM, encoded by the coding sequence ATGTCATTTTTCAAAGCAAATCTTACAAGAACTGGATGGCAAAAATTACCGGGTGGGTTAATTATTCAATGGGGTTTGGCTGCAATACCAGCTCAAGTCACAACCGGAACAGTACAGTTTCCTATACCTTATCCGAAAGACGTTTTTGCTATTTTTATCACCGATACGGGTGCTGCCTCCATTTCATATGGAACAACAGAAAGAAATAACTCTGGTTTTAAAGTCACAAGATCAGAAAATATTAAAGCAGGTAATATTAATGGGTTTTACTTGTCTATTGGAATGTAA
- a CDS encoding phage tail protein I yields MSDRLLPAGSSVLEVAAAEACAKIEKIPVPLRKLWNAQTCPVELLPWLAWAWSVDRWDTSWSEETKRSVVAASEYVHRHKGTIGSLRRVVEPLGYLIRINEWFNTSEAPGTFRLDVGVLDTGITEEMYNELERLITDAKPCSRHLIGLSINLDVNGTLPVAATAYSGDELTVYPWTSETITVRAPGYIGAAVHITELTDIHP; encoded by the coding sequence ATGAGTGATCGTCTGCTGCCAGCGGGATCTTCGGTACTGGAAGTTGCTGCTGCGGAAGCTTGCGCAAAGATCGAAAAGATTCCGGTACCGCTACGCAAGCTCTGGAATGCGCAAACCTGTCCGGTTGAGCTGCTGCCCTGGCTTGCCTGGGCTTGGTCGGTTGATCGCTGGGACACCAGCTGGTCAGAAGAGACTAAGCGTAGCGTAGTCGCAGCATCTGAATATGTTCACCGGCATAAAGGCACTATCGGTTCGCTGCGTCGCGTGGTGGAGCCGCTTGGTTACCTTATCCGCATTAATGAATGGTTTAACACCAGCGAGGCACCCGGCACTTTTCGACTTGATGTAGGCGTGCTGGACACCGGCATTACCGAAGAGATGTATAACGAGCTGGAGCGGTTAATCACTGATGCGAAACCGTGCAGTCGCCACCTTATCGGACTCTCTATCAACCTGGATGTAAACGGCACCTTGCCCGTTGCCGCTACGGCATATAGCGGCGATGAGCTAACCGTTTATCCCTGGACTTCTGAAACCATCACCGTGCGAGCGCCGGGTTATATCGGTGCGGCGGTGCATATTACTGAACTGACGGACATACACCCATGA
- a CDS encoding baseplate assembly protein: MATIDLNQLPVPDVVEALDYETLLEERKIALISLYPADQQEAITRTLALESEPIVKLLQENAYREMILRQRVNEAAKANMVAYAIGSDLDQLGANNGVKRLTLKPADDSTIPPTPAVMESDDNFRLRVAAAFEGLSVAGPTGAYEYHAKSADGRVADASAISPSPACVTVTVLSREGNGEAPVELLKVVNSALNDENVRPVADRVTVQSATIVNYEVDAVLYLYPGPEAEPIRAAAEKKLAAFVSAQSRLGRDIRRSALYAALHVEGVQRVELTEPADDMVLDKTQAAWCTGWKITVGGSDE, from the coding sequence ATGGCAACCATTGACCTGAACCAGCTTCCGGTGCCCGATGTGGTTGAGGCGCTGGACTATGAAACGTTGCTGGAGGAGCGCAAGATCGCGCTGATCTCGCTTTATCCAGCCGATCAACAAGAGGCCATTACGCGCACGCTGGCGCTGGAATCCGAGCCGATCGTTAAGCTATTGCAGGAAAACGCCTATCGCGAAATGATCCTGCGCCAGCGCGTTAACGAGGCAGCAAAAGCCAATATGGTGGCTTATGCCATCGGCAGCGATCTCGATCAGCTCGGCGCTAACAACGGTGTTAAGCGCCTGACGCTAAAACCTGCGGATGATTCAACCATCCCGCCAACGCCTGCCGTAATGGAAAGTGACGATAACTTCCGTCTGCGTGTAGCCGCCGCCTTTGAAGGGCTTAGCGTGGCCGGACCAACGGGTGCCTATGAATATCATGCAAAAAGTGCCGATGGACGCGTGGCGGATGCCTCAGCCATTAGCCCATCGCCCGCCTGCGTCACCGTTACGGTGCTGTCACGCGAAGGAAATGGTGAAGCGCCTGTTGAGCTATTGAAGGTAGTGAATAGCGCACTGAATGATGAGAACGTGCGTCCGGTTGCCGATCGCGTCACGGTGCAATCGGCCACGATAGTCAATTACGAAGTGGATGCGGTGCTTTACCTCTATCCTGGCCCGGAAGCGGAGCCGATACGCGCCGCCGCGGAGAAAAAGCTTGCCGCTTTTGTCAGCGCGCAGTCGCGTTTGGGACGAGATATTCGCCGCTCGGCGCTGTATGCCGCGCTGCATGTTGAAGGCGTACAGCGCGTTGAGTTGACGGAACCTGCTGACGATATGGTGCTGGACAAGACGCAGGCGGCCTGGTGTACCGGCTGGAAGATTACGGTTGGGGGCTCCGATGAGTGA
- a CDS encoding GPW/gp25 family protein, which yields MTTEHYTGMSRESGEAISDLAHISQSVRDILITPIGTRLMRRQYGSLLSALIDQPQNELLRLQIMSACYMAILQWEPRIKLTSISYEPAFDGGMAVEIAGSRTDTAQDFSLTIPVS from the coding sequence ATGACTACTGAACACTATACCGGTATGAGCCGCGAAAGCGGCGAGGCGATATCGGATCTGGCGCATATCAGCCAGTCGGTACGCGACATTCTGATTACACCAATCGGTACCAGACTCATGCGGCGCCAGTATGGTTCGCTGCTGTCAGCCCTGATTGACCAGCCGCAAAATGAGCTACTGCGTTTGCAAATTATGTCAGCCTGCTACATGGCAATTTTGCAGTGGGAGCCGCGTATAAAGCTGACTTCTATCAGCTATGAACCTGCGTTTGACGGCGGTATGGCGGTGGAAATTGCCGGTAGCCGCACCGACACAGCGCAGGATTTTTCACTAACTATTCCTGTGAGCTGA
- a CDS encoding phage baseplate assembly protein V, producing MNTYLIEVMRQLRNIIRIGTVSAVNLDEGTCRVNTGQNTTGWLPWLTGRAGRSRSWSAPSVGEQVLILSLGGELTTGFVLPGVFSNSNPAPSTSADALHWSFPDGAVIEYEPDTGALIATGIQTALIKAAGKITLDSPLVECTQKLKAATFELTEGGTLQGDVLHSGGQLSSNGKVLHTHTHKGDSGGVTGAPL from the coding sequence ATGAACACATACCTTATCGAAGTCATGCGCCAGCTGCGCAACATAATCCGCATCGGTACTGTATCCGCCGTCAACCTCGACGAAGGGACGTGCCGGGTGAATACAGGGCAAAACACTACCGGATGGTTGCCCTGGCTTACCGGACGGGCCGGACGATCGCGCTCGTGGAGCGCGCCTTCCGTAGGTGAACAGGTGCTGATTCTTAGCCTGGGCGGTGAGTTAACCACAGGTTTTGTGCTACCGGGCGTCTTCTCGAATAGCAACCCGGCACCGTCAACCTCGGCCGATGCACTGCACTGGTCCTTCCCGGATGGAGCGGTGATCGAATATGAACCGGATACCGGCGCGTTAATCGCCACCGGCATCCAGACCGCGCTGATTAAGGCGGCGGGGAAAATAACCCTGGATAGCCCGCTGGTGGAATGTACTCAAAAACTGAAAGCGGCCACCTTTGAGCTGACCGAAGGCGGCACTTTGCAAGGCGATGTGCTGCACAGCGGCGGCCAGCTCAGTTCCAACGGCAAAGTCTTGCATACGCATACCCATAAAGGTGACAGCGGCGGCGTAACGGGAGCTCCATTATGA
- a CDS encoding phage tail protein — MLKPKSLREALINHVPSLAQNPDSLRMLMPSGQVISTLAPSLSFEYHYQLTVNITDYADDIDLITVPILAWLHENQPDMMTSAERRRTGFIFKTERLSDTLCHISIELQLTERVIVRQEGDALHVDHLDEPPLPENVDRPKQLYVNGVLVSELSA; from the coding sequence ATGTTAAAGCCGAAATCGCTGCGCGAAGCGCTGATTAACCACGTTCCGTCGCTGGCGCAAAATCCTGACAGCCTCAGGATGCTGATGCCGTCAGGACAAGTTATCTCTACACTCGCGCCGTCGTTATCGTTCGAATATCACTATCAGCTTACGGTGAACATTACAGACTATGCGGATGATATCGATCTGATTACCGTGCCGATTTTAGCCTGGCTGCATGAAAATCAGCCGGATATGATGACCAGCGCGGAGAGGCGCCGTACCGGATTCATCTTCAAAACGGAGAGGTTAAGTGACACGCTCTGCCATATCAGCATTGAGCTACAACTGACTGAACGCGTGATTGTGCGGCAGGAGGGGGATGCTCTGCATGTTGATCATCTCGATGAGCCGCCGCTGCCGGAAAATGTCGATCGGCCAAAACAGCTGTATGTGAATGGCGTACTGGTTAGCGAGCTTTCGGCCTGA
- the lysC gene encoding Rz1-like lysis system protein LysC (LysC is an Rz1-like component of a phage lytic system, substantially overlapping although not fully embedded in the gene for the Rz-like LysB component.) yields the protein MQVQHYAAGVVLLCLMMLSGCTRVPPSATPVLIWTGCPRVTSCPVPGNHLKTQGDLAADNRQLEAALVSCGLQIEMIKECQEQHDVKAEIAARSAD from the coding sequence ATGCAAGTCCAACATTACGCAGCTGGAGTAGTGCTGCTTTGCCTGATGATGTTATCCGGTTGCACACGCGTCCCGCCTTCAGCAACGCCCGTGCTTATCTGGACTGGCTGTCCGCGTGTGACCAGCTGTCCGGTGCCGGGAAATCACCTGAAGACGCAGGGCGATCTGGCGGCGGATAACCGCCAGCTGGAAGCCGCACTGGTTTCGTGCGGGCTACAGATTGAAATGATCAAAGAATGCCAGGAGCAACATGATGTTAAAGCCGAAATCGCTGCGCGAAGCGCTGATTAA
- a CDS encoding lysozyme produces MSQIVKRCTAAAVLAIAALLPQFDVLKISEDGLRLIADAEGCRTSPYQCSAGVWTNGIGHTEGVTSSSEIDERQAAINLVHDVMRVERGIDACMRSDMPQEVYDAVISFAFNVGVRAACNSTLATFIKRGQWRNACLQLKRWVYVNGLFSKGLQNRRERELALCLKGAA; encoded by the coding sequence TTGAGCCAGATTGTTAAACGCTGTACCGCGGCAGCCGTGCTGGCAATAGCCGCGCTGCTACCGCAATTTGATGTATTGAAAATATCGGAAGATGGGCTGCGGCTGATTGCTGACGCAGAAGGCTGCCGCACCTCGCCCTATCAGTGTAGCGCCGGTGTCTGGACAAACGGCATTGGCCACACTGAAGGGGTGACGTCGAGTAGCGAAATTGATGAACGCCAGGCGGCGATCAATCTGGTGCATGACGTGATGCGCGTCGAACGCGGCATTGATGCCTGTATGCGCAGTGATATGCCGCAGGAGGTGTATGACGCGGTGATCTCGTTCGCCTTTAATGTTGGTGTGCGGGCCGCCTGTAATTCGACGCTGGCGACATTCATTAAGCGAGGCCAGTGGCGCAACGCCTGCCTGCAGCTGAAGCGTTGGGTTTATGTCAACGGCTTATTCAGCAAAGGGTTACAAAACCGTCGCGAACGTGAACTGGCCCTGTGCCTTAAGGGGGCAGCATGA
- a CDS encoding tail protein X: MNVYAQQGDTVDEICLRYYGYTQQVVEQVYAANPGLAECGPVLPHGCEITLPAVPEAATSETVNLWD, encoded by the coding sequence ATGAACGTTTATGCACAACAGGGAGACACCGTTGATGAAATCTGCTTGCGCTACTACGGATATACGCAGCAGGTGGTTGAACAGGTGTATGCAGCCAATCCCGGGCTGGCTGAATGCGGGCCAGTTCTACCGCACGGCTGTGAAATAACGCTACCGGCAGTGCCGGAAGCGGCAACGAGCGAAACTGTTAATCTGTGGGATTAA